Genomic segment of Hyalangium ruber:
ACGCTTTCCGGATCGCTGAGTGGACTTGGTCGCGCCATCCTCGTCTCTCTTGCTCGGACAGAGTTTCTCCTTCGCCTCTCCGAGTACGACCTGCAGTTCCTTGCCGACTTCTTCACTTCAATTGAGGCATCGGTTTCGTCAATGACCGCAAGTCAGCGCATGAGCCTTGCCGACATCCTCGAAGCAGTCGCGCCGTTTCAACCACGTGCTGCAGCGTCTCTCGTAAAGACGATGCGTGAGACACATGCTGACGACGAGACCGTCGAAGGCATCTTCAGTGCGAAGGTAATTGGGCAGAGTGATGTTGTTCTCTCGCTCGCGTGGCCGTTGTTCCACGGGGCCATGGGCGCGGAGTCCGTTGACGAACGTGAGTCGGTCCTCCGAGAGCTATGCGCCCTTACTGAGGCCGAAGCCGAGTTGGCGCATACTCTGCCGCGCGGTCTCCCCAACGACGGGAAACGTGCTGCTGCACTGGTTGAGAGAGTCCTTGAAGGTGGTCCGCAGTTCTGGAGCGACTACGACGAGACCGCGAAGGCGATTGGCATCGAACTACTGGCTACGCTGACGCAGCATCCGCCGACACGGGGACAAACAGCGTTGCTCAAGGCGCTCATCCAGCCGGTTCTCTCGCTCGAACGGAGACAGACATGGATCGACGAATACACCGTTCACATCCAGACCTTCGCGATCGGGCCTGATCATACAGCGTGGGCTGTAAGGAATGACCTGTTAAACCGGCTGAAGGCGGCATTGTCTTCGGATGGGACACCGGTGGAGAGCCGCATCCAGCTCTGGCACGTGTTCGCCGAGGCGCATCGCGACATCAATCAACTCTGCCGCCGTGGGAAGAGCGACCAGTACTACGCCCTGTTGCTCGACGATCTAATGTGGACGCACGGGCTAATGGCGAGGCGCCGGGCATCCGTGGAGGAGCTCTCTGCTGCGCGTGAGGTCTGGAACTGGCACTATCGGTTTGAGTCGGACCTGAAGCTCAAAGATGCAAGTGTTGAGCTGGAGCGACTGTACGAGGCAAACGATCTCGCAAAGGAGTTTGAGCCTCTTCTGAGCCGCGACGAGTGGGAGCAGAAAGGTCCGCGCGCCTCTCAGAAAGCGACCGCGCTCGCGTCGACCACACGACCCGACGAGATCACGAGGTTCGTTAAGCGCGCGGTGTCCTTTCTTGGCGAGGAGCACAAGCTTTATTCTCTGATGGGAGTTGCTTGGTCCCTGGGTGAGCACGCGGAGTCTCGCGACGTCGTGCGGACTTTCGTGAAGAGCTGCCTCCATCAGTCGGCCGTGTCACCTCAATCAGACTTCGGCGTCACGACGGCCGTGAGCTGGGTCGCGACGGTACGGAAAGGGCTTCATCCTGAGCGGGCGCACATCCTCGTAAACGAACTCTTGGCTGAGTGCGGTAGCGACGACCAGCGTGCGAACCTGCTGCAGCACATCTACGGGCGCGTCCCGAAACTGCGTGACGTCGGAGAGTTCACAGCCGACGAGCACACCCTTCTTAGGGGATCCCGCCTTCTGTTCACGAGCACGGGGCGCGACGTGGCGTTCATCGCTGCTCTCGCGCTCACCCTGAATCACGATTGGCCCCGGCTTCAGCCCCTGCTTGAGGACGTCCTCCGCTCGATTCCTCCCGAACGACAGCCCCAGGCGGTGCGTGCCCTCGTGGATGCGGTCTACTGGGCTGTGCGAGAAGACGACCCATCGAGGCGTCCAAGTGGCCTCGCCGAGTGGCTGCTGGATCAGCTCCTCACCCTTCCAGATTTCGACGACCTCCGTGGCGACGGAGAATGGAACCTCGCGGAGATCCTTAAGCGTGTCGGATACGTCCGCGTAAGTTGGCTGCCCGAAGCACTCGCACGTCGGCGTGATCAAGAGGCATCGCGAGCCGACGACCACAAAGCGCGGGCGGTCAGCTACCACGCGCGCATCAGCAAGTACGTTCGTAGGGTAACGGTCGCCGACGTCAACGACGCTGCAGTAAAGAAGACGGTAGACGACTTGCTTACCTTCGTGAACGACAACAGCAGCGTGGGCTATCACCTGCCTGAAGTGCTGAGGGACATAGACCCTGAAGGATTTCTCGTGCCCGAAGCCGTGGCAGCCCAGTGCCAAGCTGGTGGTGACTCCGAGTTCGCCCGGCGCCTTGCGCGCATCGGCGGTGCATATGCAGTCAACAGTGCTCCATGGAGAACGATCGCCGCAGCGACGATCCGTGCAGGCACGTTCCACGGCGCAGATGCTCTCCGTCCGATCTACGGCGCACTCGGTGTACGAGGAGTTCGTTCGTGGTCGGGGACCCCAGGCGAGGTGCCTCCAATCTTCGTGGAGGCGGTCGATGAGGCTCAAGCTGCCCTCAACGCCGAAGCCGACGAATATCTTCGGCCGTACTGGCAATTCCGCCTTTCCATCGCGGAGGCGGATTTGCGTGAGCAGGAGCAGGACGCGAAAGAGGAGCGCGGCGAATGAGCAAGTCACTTGAGCAGCGTCTTCGAGACGCGAAGGCGGTGCTTGACAAGGTCGATGGAGCGACAACCCGCCATGTCGGCAAGTTGGCTCCCGATGTCGAAAAGCAGTTCAAGACAATTGCAGCGTTCGCCTCCGACGTCGATCATTGGATTGGCATGCTCGCCGCACGATCGGCTGCGCATGCACTGCTGACGGGCCTCGAAGGACACGCCGATGCCAACGATGACGTCCCTCTCGGCGCAGCGCGGGCGAAGTACCAGCATGTTCGCTTGATCGGTGTGCAGGCTTACCTTGCAACAAAATGGGCGTTGGCCGACCGTCTCGTCGGCATGGCTGGGCATGTTCTCTGCGTCCGTAATTCATTGCAGGATCCCAAGAATCTCCCTCAGCTCGTATCGCACTTCATTGGGAGTAAGGGACCGGATTCCAAGACTGCCGCCGTCGCGTTCTATTCGCTCCGGCAATCATTCGGTTGGCCTATCGCAGTCTCCTACGCTCTTCGGAACCACTTCGTTCACGACGGGGGTCAGCTCAATGGGGTGGACTTCTTCGACGGGCCCACAGCCGGAGCGGGCTTCAAGATTTCAACGGATGGATGGGCGCGAATCGAGGAGAGGGCGAAGTCCTACGGCGTCGAGCCCACTCATCACCGGGTAGGGGCTGCATGGAAACCATCGGCTGGCGACGACCTGAGGGCGGTCTTGGATGTATGCGAGCGAGAGACGGATGACGCGCTTGGGGTACTTGTTGGTTCGGCCTGCCATTCGATCATGGCGCACGTCGGCTTCGTGCTCGGAGAGGATTGACCTTCATTGAGCATACATAGGAAGGATGGAAGGCCTATTGAGGGTGGCGGGCTGAAGAGGAGGGGCCGAGGAGGGCCTCTGACAGGGGCAGCCCAAGCAGTGCGCCAGGCCGGTGCATAGGCCGGACAGCCCTTGGGGTACACGCCTGCCCAGGCCGCGCTCCCATAGGGTGCATGGCACGCGCCTAGCTCTCTTGGCTAAGGCGGCTTGAGCCTCAACACCGCGCGGTCTGAGGGGGCTCGCGCGCCGGGGCTAGGCTCGCACCTGCCGTGGGCAATCCCAGTTGCTGCAGCGTGGCCAAGTTCTCCCGCACCGCCTCGTACAATACCGTCCCCTCCGACTGCCGCCGCCGGTACTCCCTCCCGCGCTCCTCCACCTGCCCCTCCCCAGCCACACCTCGCCAGGGCACGCGCTACAGTTGGGCTCACACGAACTTTCCTGGAGGACCGTGCTCCCCTGGTCCCGTCTCCAAAATGTCTCCAAAACTGGAGGGAACTCCGGGTGGCAGGTGGGACTGCCGGAGACTCCCCGTGGACTCGAAGTGCCCGGATTCATTCACGATTGGGCGAAAGGCGTGCGCCGTCGCGGGTTTAGGACACCCCTCCTCCACGGGTTCGAATCCCGTTGGGGACACTGCAAGCCGGGGCCGGAGGCCGCTGAGAAATCAGTGGTTTTCGGCCCCGGTGCTTTCCGGCTCCCGCTTGTCTCCAGACACACCCCTGCCCTGCGCAGGCGACCGGTCGGCTTGGGCTCTTGCCCACACGATTCGTCAGGGGCGGAGCGTGCGCTTCAGTGTTAGGCCATGCGGCCATGTCCGGCGACTCACCCGTCCCCAACCCCGGCGGCTTGCCCACCCTGCACTTCCCCCCCGAGCTCCCCATCTCGAGCCGGGTGGAGGACATCACTGCGGCCATCACCGCCCATCAGGTGGTCATTGTCGCGGGGGCCACCGGCTCGGGGAAGACGACGCAGCTGCCGAAAGTCCTGCTCGCCATGGGGCGCGGCCGCCCGCGCCAGATTGGCGTCACCCAGCCCCGGCGTATCGCCGCGACGAGCGTGGCGGCGCGCGTGGCACGCGAACTCGGCACGGAGCTGGGCACGGACGTCGGCTACCAGATTCGCTTCGAGGACCGCTCGTCCCGGCAGACGGCCGTGAAGTTCATGACCGACGGGGTCCTGCTCGCGCAGATTCACAGTGACCCGCTCCTGAGCCGCTATGACACGGTCGTGCTCGACGAGGCCCACGAGCGCAGCCTCACCATCGACTTCCTGCTCGGGTGGCTCAAGCGCATCCTCCCCAGGCGCCCCGACCTCAAGGTGGTGGTGAGCTCGGCCACCATCGAGACCGAGCGCTTCTCGCAGTTCTTCGGGGGGGCTCCGGTCATCCAGGTGGAGGGCCGTACCTTTCCGGTGGACGTCCTCTACGAGCCGCCCCCCGAGGACGCCGAGCTCGCCGACTCCGTCGCCGATGCGGTGGCGAACGTGCTCTCGCTCGACCCGGACGGGGACGTCCTCGCGTTCCTCCCCGGGGAGCGGGAGATCCGCGAGGCCGAGAATGCCCTGAACGCGCGCGAGCTCCGCGGCACGGTGGTGCAGCCCCTGTATGCGCGCCTGTCGGCCGCCGAGCAGTCGCGCGTCTTCGCCACCATCCCCGAGCGCCGGGTCATCCTCGCCACCAACGTCGCGGAGACGTCGGTCACCATCCCGGGGATCGTGTACGTCGTGGACACGGGGGTGGCGCGCCTGTCGCGCTACGACCCACGCTCGGGCACCACGCGCCTGCACATCGAGCCAATCTCCCAGGCCAGCGCCGACCAGCGCAAAGGGCGCTGCGGACGCGTGCGCGAGGGGATCTGCGTGCGCCTCTACGACGAGGCGAGCTTCACCACGCGGCCCGCCTTTACCGACCCGGAAATCAAGCGCACCGGGCTCGCGGGGGTCATCCTGCGGATGAAGTCCCTCGGCCTCGGTGACGTCGAGGACTTCCCCTTCCTCGACCCGCCCCAGCCGAGGGCCATCGCCGAAGGCTGGCGGGTGCTCGAGGAGCTCGGGGCCATCGAGGGCAAGGATCGCACCTTGACGCCGCTCGGGCACCAGCTCGCGCGCTTCCCGGTGGACCCGCGCATCGCGCGGATGATTCTCGCCGGCGCCGAGTACGGGTGCCTGGACGAGGTGCTCATCGTCGCCGCGGCGCTCAACCTGCAGGACCCGCGCGAGCGGCCACGGGAGCTCGCGCAGAAGGCGGACGAGTTGCACCGGCGCTTCCGTGACGAGCACTCGGACTTCACGGGGCTCCTCAAGCTGTGGGCGTTCGTGCGCGAGGCCGAGGGCCGGGGGACGTCCCATCTGCGGCGCGTGTGCCGGGACAACTTCCTGTCCTTCCTGCGGGTGCGCGAGTGGCGAGACGTCCAGCGCCAGCTCGAGGAGACCGTCCGCGAGCTGCGCCTGCCACGCAAGGGCCAAGGCGCCCCGGCGCGCGGGGACGTCCTGCACCAGGCGCTCCTCACCGGGCTGCTGTCCCGCATCGGCCAGTGGAATCCGGAGCAGCGCCACTATACGGGCGCGAAGCAGACGCGCTTCATGGTTCACCCCTCGTCGGCGCTCGCGAAAAAGCCCCCTGCCTGGGTGATGGCGTTCGAGCTCGTGGAGACGTCCCAGCTGTTCGCGCGCACCGTGGCGAAGCTCGACCCGGAGTGGCTCGCGGCGGCGGCCCCCCACCTGCTCAAGCGCAGCTACTCCGAACCGCACTGGTCGGAGAAGTCCGCGCGCGCCGTGGTGAAGGAGAACGCGACCCTCTTCGGGCTTCAGGTCTTCAAGGAGCGCCCCGTGGCCCTGGCTAGCATGGACCCCGCCCGGGCACGGCTGATGTTCCTCGAGCATGCCCTGGTGCGCGGCGAGTACCGCACCCGGGGGGCGTTCCAGGAGAAGAACCGCCAGGTGCTCGAGCGCGTGGCGCGCCTGCGGGACAAGGCCCGGCGCAGCGAGCTGCTCGACAACGAGGCGCTGCTGACGTTCTTCGACCAGCGCCTCCCGGCGGACGTGACGGACGGAGCGAGCTTCGAGACCTGGCGCCGCAAGGCCGAGGCGACCGACCGCGACGTGCTCGTCCTCTCGATGGAGGATGCCCTCTCGCACGACCCGGGCCTGTCCCCGGCGCACTACCCGGACGCCATCACCCTGCACGACGCGTCCGTGCCGGTGACGTACACCTTCGACCCCGCGGCCGAGGACGACGGCATCACCCTGAGCGTGCCGCTGCTGCTGCTCGCCCAGCTGGTCCCGGGTGAACTCGACTGGACCATCCCCGGGTGGCAGCGGGAGAAACTCACCGCCCTGATCGAGCAGCTCCCCCGCGCCCAACGCAAGCAGCTGGGGCCGGTGCCGGACCTGGTCGCCCGTCTCGAGAAGGAACTTGTGCCCTTCCGTGGGCCGATGATTCCAGCGCTCGCGCGTGCGGTGTCCCGGTTGTGCGGCGTGGACGTGCCCGAGGAGTCCCTCCGGGCGGATGCCGTGGCGCCGTACCTGCGCACCACGATCCGGGTGCTCGACGAACGGGGAAAGGAGCTCGCGCGGAGCCGCGACGCCGACGCGCTGCTCGATGAGTACGGGGGACGAGCACGGGCGGCGCTGCGCAGCGCGGCACCGGCTTCGGACTGGGAGCGCAAGGGGCTGACGGCCTGGACCTTCGGCGAGCTGCCCCCCGTGGTCACCCGGCGGGTCGGCGGGCTCGCGCTCCGCAGCTACCCCGCGCTCGTAGACCGGGGCGCTACCGTGGACCTGGTGCTGCTCGAGACATCCTCCGCGGCCGACGCGGCCACGCGCACGGGAGTCCGCCGGCTCTTGATGCTCGCCGCGCGCGGACACGTGGCCGTCAGCGCCGCGCGCATGCCACTGCCCTTCCCGTCCCTGGACAGTGCGCCGCCCGCGCGGGGCCAAGCCGACGCCTTCCGGGCGCTCGTCCTCGCACGCAGCGTCGATGATGCGTTCAAGCTCGCACCGGGTGCGCCGCTGCCCCGCACGCAGGCGGCCTTCGAGGCGCTGGTCCGTGAGGGCTCACCGCGCATCGAGCGTGCGGCCCGGGACTGGGCGGGCGCCGTCGTTGCCACCTCCTCGGAGCTCGCTGCGACGCTCGCTGCACTCAAGGCAGCCTCAAAGGGGCCAAGCGGCGCGGCGGCCGTGCGGGACATCCGCTCGCAGCTCGGGCACCTGTTCCCCGCGAACCTCATCGAGTGGATTCCCTTCGTGCGCCTGCTGAACTACCCGCGCTACCTCCGCGCGGCCCAGGCACGGCTGTCGCGTGCGGTGGCGAACCCTGGCAAGGACGCAGGGAAGGCCGCGCCCTTCACCCCCCTGTGGGAGACCTTCCTCGCCAGGCGCGCCACCGTGCGTAACCAGGAGGCGGCGCAGGATCTGCGGTGGGCCTTCGAAGAGCTCCGCGTGGCCATCTTCGCTCCGGAGGTGACGACGCCCGTGTCTGTGACGGTGGCGAATGTCGGCGCGGCCCTCGCGGCGCTGCGCTAGAAAAAACTGGGGCCGGAAGCCGCTGAACACTCAGCGGTTTCCGGCCCCGGTGCATTTCAGGCTTCAGCGCGTCGAACTACTCCGAGTAGTCATACCGGGCGACGAGCTTCCAGTTGCGGTTGTAGGTGTGCCGCATGGAGAACCAGCCGCTGTGGCAGCTGCCGCTGTTGCTGGCGATGTAGCCGTAGACGAAGCCGTTGTGGACGCGGGCTTCGAGGCGAGGCGTGCCGGGGTTCTCGCAGGTCTGGGTGATGCGGACGGCCTGGTAGGCGGCCTCGGCGAGCACTTCCTCCTGGCCCTCGAAGTCGTAGAGCGAGTGGACGATGTTGCCGGTAAAGGTGGCGAGCTGGCTGGCCTGCTGGGCGTCGCTCTGCGTGAGGAAGGACTGCAGGTGGGCCAGCGTGGTGGCCTCGGAGGTGATCGAGCCGACGAGGCGGTGAACCGCGCCGTCATTGTCGGAGAGCGCGGCACGGATGGCGGTGATGCCGGCCGAGCCCTGGTACACGGAGGTGTCGCCCCAGGTGAAGCTCAAGGCGCTGCCAGCGGTGTAGGCGCTGAGCGCGCAAGAGCCGCCGGCGCCGGCGGGCACGACGAGGATGATCTTACGGAGGCGGTGCTCGGGGTTCAGGAGGGCAATGCACTCGTTGCCGGCGACGCCGTCGTAGTTAGCGGCCGGGCGCACGGCCTCTACGATGTTGTGAACGCGGAACGCGGGATCCGTGGCCTGCTGCTCGATGGCCTGGAGGGTGTCCGTGTCCGTGTCCGTCTCTGGGCCGAGACAGCCGGCAGCGAGGGAGGACGCGAGGAGGAGGGAAGAGAGGCGGAGAGAGGTGTGCATGGCCGCGGAAGGTAACACGCGTAATTCGATTGATCCCGCACATTCATTCATAACGGGAGAACCCCTTCGGCGCCGCGGAGAGCGTTACACAAGCGTCACACAGAGGGGGGTTCGTCCACGGTGGGCACTGGAATTTCCGTGCCGCGCAGGCGACCTCTGAACACCGCGGCGCGCATCAGGAACACGGTGGTGACCGGTCCGGTGAGTCCCATGAACACCGCGATGAGCAGCGCATGGACGTAGAGCTGCCCGTTCTCGAAGGAGACCTGCACCACTGTCGCGAGGGTGAGGCACCAGGTTCCCAGGGTCGCGCCCAAGGTAGGCGCGTGGACGCGCTGGAAGAAGCTCCGCAGGCGCAGAACCCCGAACGATCCGATCAGCGCCGCCAGCCCGCCGAGCGCCGCGAGCAGCCCCGTCACCGCATCCACCCACAGAGACGCCGACGCGCTCATTCGATGACCTCTCCGCGCAGGAGGAACTTGGACATCGCCGTGGAGCCCACGAACCCGAACAGGGCGATCAGGAGGGCCGCCTCGAAGTAGGAGCTGCTGCGGTAGATGAGCCCCAGCGAAAGGATGACCAGCATCGTGTTGACGTACAGGCAGTCGAACGCCAACACGCGGTCCTCCGCCCTGGGCCCGAGAATCATTCGTGCGAGGGCCAGCATCATCGCGAGGGTGAGGCAGCCAAGGGCGAAGGCCAACGGCCAGGAGAGCAGCGGGCTCATTCGAAGATCTCCTTGAGCGGACTTTCATAACGACGCTTGATGAGCGCCACCAGGTCCGCCTCGTTCTGAATGGCGAGGACGTGCAACAACAGGACGCGATTATCCGCCGAGAGCTGGGCCCAGGCAGTGCCTGGCGTGAACGTGACGATCATCGCCAGCGCGGCCAACCCGTTCGGATCCCGCAGCTCGAGCGGAACGTGGACGAAGCCAGAGCGGATGTCGCGCGAGCGTCGCGTGAGGATCGCCCAGGCCACCTCGACGTTCGACCACAACATCTCGAGCAAGACCCGGCCGAACAGGTGTGCCATGACGAGCGGCCTGCGCAACCGCACCGGCGCCGGCCTGAGTTTCGCGGTCACCGCGGGCCAGAAGATCGCCAGGATGGCGCCGAGCACCAGTGTCCCCGCGCTCAACGACTGCATGAGCAGGATCCAGAGCAGGAACAGCGCCACCGAGAGCACGGGGGACGGCAGGAGCCACTTCATCGCGCGGCCTCCTGCGCCGGGGGCGGCGGCCGCACCGGGGCACCAAGGACCGCGTCGATGTACCCGCGGCGATCATAGAGGGACTGCGCCGTCACACGCGCGAGATCCATCGTGGGGGCAGCCGCGATCGTCAGCGCTCCGCACGCGGCGAGGAGTGCCACCACCGGGAATCCCTCCGCCGCCCGGACCCGGGGCGGCGCGCGCTGCATCTCCGACCAGAAGGTGCGGATCCCCGTTCGCGTGAGCGCGATGAGGACGAGCAGCCCGGAACCCAGTAGCCCGCCGGTGAACAGCCAGGCACGGGTGGGAACGCTCCCGGCCTCTTCACGCACCGCGAGCGCCGCCGACAACATGCCGAGCTTTCCGATGAAGGTGGACAGGGGGGGCAGGCCGGAGAGGAGCAGCGCGCAAGCGACGAATGCCAGCGCCATCAAGGCGGTGGACACGGGGAACGGCAGCGCGACGAGCGGCTCCTCCTCGTCATCGAGGTTGACGTCCTGCGCTTCGAGCGTCGCGCTCAGGAAGGGCGCTTCGTCCACGACGGTGGCGCCCGCGCGCCAGCGCTCCACGATATCGACGAGCAGGAAGAACACGCAGGAGGCGAGCGTGGAGCTCACCAGGTAGAACACCGCGCCGCCGAGGACAGCCTGCTCGCCAAAGCCAAGCGCCGCCAGGAGCGTCCCAGCGGAGACCACCACCCCCCAGGCCGCCTGAGCAGCGAGCCGATGCGAGGCGATCATCCCGAGGGCCGCGAGCACCGAGGTGACCAGCCCGAACACGAACAACCCGTCCGCGCCAAATCCCGCCAGCGGTCCCCCGGCGAACATCAGCGTCCAGAGCCGCACCAGCGCGTAGATGCCGACCTTCGTCAGCACGGCGAACAGCGCCGCCACGGGTGGAGTCGCCGACGCGTAGGCGGGGACGAGCCAGAAGTTGAGCGGCCAGGCCGCCGCCTTGGCCAGGAAGGCCACCGCGAGGATGGCCGCTCCCGCGTCGATGAGGTGCCGATTGGCCACCGCCCCCTCGGACAGGCGCGCGGAGAGCTCCGCCATGTTGAGCGTCCCCGTGATGCCGTAGATCATCGATACGCCGATGAGGAAGAGGGACGAGGCGGCGAGGTTGATGGCCACGTAATGCACACCCGCTCGGACTCGCGGTCTTCCGGCCCCATGCAGCAACAGGCCGTAGGAGGCGGCGAGCAGGATCTCGAAGAAGACGAAGAGGTTGAAGACGTCTGCCGTGAGGAACGCGCCAGACAGCCCCATGAGCTGCAGCTGCGAGAGCGGGTGGAAGTGAACGCCCGCGCGGTGCCAGCGCACGGCGGCGAAGGACAAGGCACAGGCGCCGAGGACCCAGGTCAACACCAGCATCACGGCCGAGAAGCGATCCACCGCGAGCGCGATCCCGAAACGCGCCGGCCAGTTGCCGGGCAGGTAGGCCACGACGCCGTATTCCTGTACCCACACCAGCAGCGCCGCCGCGACGGCGAGCCCCAGGACCGCGGAGATCATCCCCAGCACCAGCTTGGCGGGGCGCTTCCCCTCCCCCAGGAGGAGCATTGTCGCCGCCGTCAGCATCGGTAGGAGGATGGGCGCCACAATCAGGTGTGGCATCAGAGCTTGAACGAGCGCCTTCATGCCTCGGTGCCGTCCACGTGATCAGTCCCCGCCATCCCACGCGAGGCCAGGATGACGACCAAGAGGAGCGCCGTCATCGCGAAGCCGATGACGATGGCGGTCAACACGAGCGCCTGGGGCACCGGGTCCGTGTAGTGCGAGAGATCCTGCGGGACCCCCTCCACGAGGATGGGTTCCTTGTCGATGGCGAGGCCCCCGATGCTGAAGATGAAGAGGTTGACCGCGTAAGAGAGGAGCGACAGGCCGACGACGAGCTGGAACGTGCGAGGCCGGAGCAGGAGCCACACGCCAGAGCCGGTCAGCACTCCGATGGCGATCGCGAGTACCACTTCCATCACTCACCTCCCGAGGCTCGGTGCGCGCGGATCGACTGGTGAGCGATCGCCACGAGAATGAGCAACGTGGAGCCCAGCACCAGACAGAACACGCCTAGATCGAAAAACGTCGCGCTCCCGATGTGGATCTCGCCCAGGACCGGAGCGTTCACATGGAAGGTATGCGAGGTGAGCAGCGGATAGCCGACCACGAATGACCCCGCGGCCGTACCAAGGACCAGCAGGAGCCCGATCCCGATCAGCGCGCGCGGCGCGAGGCGCAGGTGCTCCTCGACCCACTCGGTTCCGGAGACGAGGTACTGGAGCAGGAAGCCCACCGACATCACCAACCCCGCCACGAAGCCGCCTCCGGGCGCGTTGTGCCCTCTCAGGAAGAAGAACGTCGCCACCACTCCCGTGACGGGCAGGAGCAGGCGAACCAGCACCGCCGGGACCATCAGGTACCCCACCGCGGTGTCCCGCGCCAGACGAGGGTTCACCAGATCCGTCTGCAAGTCCTTCGGGAGCGCCTGCTGCTGCGGGGGAAGTTCCATGACCTCGGACGCCGGCCGGAAGCGCCGCAGGAGCGCGTAGACCGTGAGCGCGACGAGCGACAGCACCACGCCCTCCCCGAAGGTGTCGAACCCTCGGAAGTCCACCAGCATCACGTTCACCACGTTCCGCCCTCCCCCTCCGCTCAGGGCGTTCTCGAGGAAGAACGAGGTGCGTTCGGGGAAGTCTCGCGTCATCACCGCGTACGCCAGGACCGCCATTCCACCGCCGGCACTCAGCGCGATGACGAAGTCGCGAGCCCGGCGGCCCCTGGCAACCCTCAAGGTGTGCGCATCGAACACGCCGCGGGTCGGCTCTCGCGGCGGAAGCCACCGGAGCCCGAGCAGGATGAGCAGCGTCGTCACCACCTCAACGGTGAGTTGGGTGAGCGCGAGGTCCGGCGCCGAGAACCAGATGAACGTGACGCAGCACACCGCGCCCGCGGTCCCCGACAGCATGAGCGCGGCGAGCCGATGGAACTTCGCCTGCCATGCGGCCCCTACCGCCGCCACCCCTCCAATCGCCCACAGCGCGATGAACGTCGGCGAGACAGGCACCAGGGGGCGCTCCCCCTCCCCAATGCCACCCCACAGCGCCAGGACGCCCACGCTCAGCGTGACCACCACCATCGCCAACACCTGCCGCTGGAGTCCCGCGGTCAGCAGCCAGCGCCGGGTCCATCTGCTCATGAGCGTGAGCCGCGTCAGCAGGGAGGTGAAGAGCCTCGCCCCATCCAGCCGAGCCAGAACGGGGCCACCGAGGCGCTCCCGTCTTGCCTCCCACCGCCGGACCGCTCGGTACAACACGCCGCCACCGACGAGCGCCAGCGCGCTCATCAGCAGCGGAGGCGTGAACCCATGCCATATCTTGAGGCTGTACTCCGGGAGGGGTCCACCTACGACCTGCAAGGCCGCGGCACCGAGGAGCGGCCCGATCGACACCGCGGGCGCGATGCCCACGACCAGGCACACGAGGACCAGCACCTCGACAGGAACGCGCATCCACTTGGGCGGCTCCTCCGGGACGCGCGGAGTGTCCCGCGCGCTGGCGGGTCCGAAGAACACCTTCGCCGCGAACCGGAGCGAGTAGGCGACGCTGCCCATGCCCGCCAGGGTCGCCGCGATCGGCAGGCCCCATTCGATGGCGGGACTGGCGTTGAGGAAGACCGTCTCCGCGAAGAACATCTCCTTCGACAGGAAGCCATTGAGCAGCGGGACTCCCGCCATCGCCGCCGTGGCGACGACCGCCAGCGTCCCGGTGATGGGCATCAGGCGAAAGAGCCCCGACAACCGCCGGATGTCCCGCGTCCCCGTCTCATGATCGATGATCCCCACAGCCATGAATAGCGAGGCCTTGAAGGCCGCGTGGTTCATGAGGTGAAACACCGCCGCCACCGCCGCGAGCGGGCTGTTGAGCCCGAGCAGCAGCACCACCAAGCCGAGATGCGAGATGGTGGAGTACGCGAGCAGCCCCTTCAGGTCGT
This window contains:
- a CDS encoding monovalent cation/H+ antiporter subunit A, with the translated sequence MPLLALLILPAVSGAIAALLPTSARNRAAGLAGLTALVGLVGVALHFPKVQGGGLWVERIPWVPSLGLELVLRLDGLSWTFCMLVLGIGALVMLYARYYLSPSDPVPRFFAFLLAFMGAMLGVVLSGNLLLLAFFWELTSLFSFLLIGYWNERKDAQRGARMALTVTGMGGLCLFAGLLVLGEIAGSYELEVVLRNSEAIKAHPLYRVALCLILLGAFTKSAQFPFHFWLPNAMAAPTPVSAYLHSATMVKLGVFLLARLWPALSGTETWFWLVGSAGLVTLLLGAGAALFQHDLKGLLAYSTISHLGLVVLLLGLNSPLAAVAAVFHLMNHAAFKASLFMAVGIIDHETGTRDIRRLSGLFRLMPITGTLAVVATAAMAGVPLLNGFLSKEMFFAETVFLNASPAIEWGLPIAATLAGMGSVAYSLRFAAKVFFGPASARDTPRVPEEPPKWMRVPVEVLVLVCLVVGIAPAVSIGPLLGAAALQVVGGPLPEYSLKIWHGFTPPLLMSALALVGGGVLYRAVRRWEARRERLGGPVLARLDGARLFTSLLTRLTLMSRWTRRWLLTAGLQRQVLAMVVVTLSVGVLALWGGIGEGERPLVPVSPTFIALWAIGGVAAVGAAWQAKFHRLAALMLSGTAGAVCCVTFIWFSAPDLALTQLTVEVVTTLLILLGLRWLPPREPTRGVFDAHTLRVARGRRARDFVIALSAGGGMAVLAYAVMTRDFPERTSFFLENALSGGGGRNVVNVMLVDFRGFDTFGEGVVLSLVALTVYALLRRFRPASEVMELPPQQQALPKDLQTDLVNPRLARDTAVGYLMVPAVLVRLLLPVTGVVATFFFLRGHNAPGGGFVAGLVMSVGFLLQYLVSGTEWVEEHLRLAPRALIGIGLLLVLGTAAGSFVVGYPLLTSHTFHVNAPVLGEIHIGSATFFDLGVFCLVLGSTLLILVAIAHQSIRAHRASGGE
- a CDS encoding monovalent cation/H+ antiporter subunit D, giving the protein MPHLIVAPILLPMLTAATMLLLGEGKRPAKLVLGMISAVLGLAVAAALLVWVQEYGVVAYLPGNWPARFGIALAVDRFSAVMLVLTWVLGACALSFAAVRWHRAGVHFHPLSQLQLMGLSGAFLTADVFNLFVFFEILLAASYGLLLHGAGRPRVRAGVHYVAINLAASSLFLIGVSMIYGITGTLNMAELSARLSEGAVANRHLIDAGAAILAVAFLAKAAAWPLNFWLVPAYASATPPVAALFAVLTKVGIYALVRLWTLMFAGGPLAGFGADGLFVFGLVTSVLAALGMIASHRLAAQAAWGVVVSAGTLLAALGFGEQAVLGGAVFYLVSSTLASCVFFLLVDIVERWRAGATVVDEAPFLSATLEAQDVNLDDEEEPLVALPFPVSTALMALAFVACALLLSGLPPLSTFIGKLGMLSAALAVREEAGSVPTRAWLFTGGLLGSGLLVLIALTRTGIRTFWSEMQRAPPRVRAAEGFPVVALLAACGALTIAAAPTMDLARVTAQSLYDRRGYIDAVLGAPVRPPPPAQEAAR
- a CDS encoding Na+/H+ antiporter subunit C, whose protein sequence is MEVVLAIAIGVLTGSGVWLLLRPRTFQLVVGLSLLSYAVNLFIFSIGGLAIDKEPILVEGVPQDLSHYTDPVPQALVLTAIVIGFAMTALLLVVILASRGMAGTDHVDGTEA